The Nitrospinota bacterium genome contains the following window.
ATTAATTAAAAAGAAGGGAGTATAGGGGAATCTCCTTTTTATCCCCTTCTTCAGTTTTATTTGAACCCCAAAAACCATAAATAGCCAATATAAGCTTAATGATTAATCTCTAACTCCTGAATCTTCTTCTTTATTTCTACCACTATCTTCCCATCCTTTTCTCTCTTTAAAATCTCCATAAGATGATTGAGGCCCCTTTTTTTATTATTAAGTTTATAAATATAGATATCTGCTAGGATATAATGAATCTCTATCAGATTATTATTAAGCTCCAATGCTTTTTCATATTGAGATACAGCCTCTTTAAACCTCTGCTTTTGATAAAGGGCGCTCCCAAGATTGGCCCTCGCCTCTACTGAATCTGGCTGTATGTCCAGCGCTTTTTTAAATTCATCTATTCCTTTATCAATAAATCCCTTTTTGATATACAAAATGCCGAGATTCACCTTTGCTTCGTAATATTCAGGGTCGACCTCTAATGCCCTTTGATATGTACTCATGGCATCATCAATCAACCCCCTTTTCCCTAATACTTTGGCTAAATAAAAATAGGCATCGGCGTAGTCCGGCTTTATTCTCAATGCTTCCTCGAATTCAAACTCAGCAACATCCAGCATATTTTTCTTCAAATAGATTATGCCAATGTGTTTATGGGCCTTATAGTGTTTGGGATTTATCATCAATGTTATTCTATATTCTTTTTCAGCCTCGTCTAATAACCCCTTTTTTTCATACTCGAGGCCAAGGTTATAACGGGCCCTGAAACTTATAGGAGAATCATGAGCAGTTTTTGACCAGAGGGTAAAATCGTTCTTCCATACCGAATTTCTCTTTATGGTTATGGTGGAATAGAAAATGAGAAGCAGAACCACAGATGAAATAATAAAGCCTTGGTATATCTTTTTTACTCTCTTTTCGAGATTTCTATCAAAAAGAGCTGTAAAAAATATTCCCATAACCAATGAAAACCCTACAAAAGGAATATAAAGATATCTCTCAGCTAAAGGGTTTGCAATGGGAACGAGACTTAATACGGGTAGTAATGTTATAAAAAACCAGCAAGATGAAAAGAATATACTTTGAGAAAATCTGTAACTCTTCCAGATCAGAAGGAAGAAAAGGATCAATATGCATGTAGTGATAATCACGGGTAATTCAAAGAGAGATTTTGATGGTATAACTATATGATCCGCATTCAGATAAAGAGGAAAGACGACTAGCTTAATATAAGATAATACGATTCTCGGCAATGTGAATAAATCTATCCAGAAACTCCCTCCAGTATAATGAACCAGAGCTTCTGGGTTTTTGAAATAATAAAATCTTAGGAAGAGATAAAAGATTGTGATTAATATATACCCTGAATAATTTTTTATTATCTCTTTAATTTTAAAGTCCTTAAAACCTCTAAATGTAAAATCGTATAGGATGAGTATAAAAGGAAGGGTCAAGGCCATCTCTTTGCTGAGAAGAGAGAAAAGATACAATAATAATCCAAGGGAATAGTAAAATATATATCTTAATCCCCTCTCCTTACCCTCTTCTTCGAAATATCTCCTGGAAACAACTATATAGAGCATTAAGGAGGGGATGAAAAAGAAGAGGGCTAATAGATCCTCTCTGTAATTTATAGAATTGACTGCTTCTGTAAGAATAGGGTGAACCGCAAAGATGAGAGAGGCAATCACAGATGGAAGGATCCTCTTAAATAAAAACCTGTATGAAAAGAGATAAATGAATATTACATTGAGGGTATGAAGAATGATATTAA
Protein-coding sequences here:
- a CDS encoding tetratricopeptide repeat protein is translated as MLVKKIIRVEFWVIIFIIFISLAVYYNSLENSFVYDDQGLIVYNKWIKSLKNIKYLFLKEYLFKFNEFSYRPFVTLTYFLDYSIWKLNPFGYHLVNIILHTLNVIFIYLFSYRFLFKRILPSVIASLIFAVHPILTEAVNSINYREDLLALFFFIPSLMLYIVVSRRYFEEEGKERGLRYIFYYSLGLLLYLFSLLSKEMALTLPFILILYDFTFRGFKDFKIKEIIKNYSGYILITIFYLFLRFYYFKNPEALVHYTGGSFWIDLFTLPRIVLSYIKLVVFPLYLNADHIVIPSKSLFELPVIITTCILILFFLLIWKSYRFSQSIFFSSCWFFITLLPVLSLVPIANPLAERYLYIPFVGFSLVMGIFFTALFDRNLEKRVKKIYQGFIISSVVLLLIFYSTITIKRNSVWKNDFTLWSKTAHDSPISFRARYNLGLEYEKKGLLDEAEKEYRITLMINPKHYKAHKHIGIIYLKKNMLDVAEFEFEEALRIKPDYADAYFYLAKVLGKRGLIDDAMSTYQRALEVDPEYYEAKVNLGILYIKKGFIDKGIDEFKKALDIQPDSVEARANLGSALYQKQRFKEAVSQYEKALELNNNLIEIHYILADIYIYKLNNKKRGLNHLMEILKREKDGKIVVEIKKKIQELEINH